In the genome of Centropristis striata isolate RG_2023a ecotype Rhode Island chromosome 6, C.striata_1.0, whole genome shotgun sequence, the window tgcacaatagCCTGATCAAATGTTTCTGCAAGTtctaacactttatattaagttACACATATTCACACTAATAAGTTGCTTATAAGCATGCATATTAGTGGCATATTATCTCTTTATTACTTATTCTAAGCACTTATTATTGCCTTATTTAGCATGACCATATTCTACAACTACTaggccattaactaagagttttccttCAATGGACTTCTAATTACTGCTTATTGATAGTAGGTAAGAAACTTGTCATACGTGTATTACAAATTAATATGCTTTACTCAGTATGGGCCTTACAGGTAAAGTAATTCCTGTGCATCTTAAATGATCTCAAGATGTAGCCCATCACTTAAGAATAGGCTATGTAATTTGTAGCAGTTGTGTGCTAAAGTGTGAAGAGGAGGTAGAATAGGGAACCTGTATGGGTTAATAAGTGTCCATTCAGTTTCATTCTATTCCAACTTTAGCAAGACACAACTCATGGAGGTCCATAACATAAAACAGTACAAATACAAGGaagtgtatatataatataatatatataaagaagtgaaatataaacaaaataaattaaaactacCAGCCAACTCGATTTGGAAACGACCTCTCCAGAATGGtgtaaaaaaagacttaatttAGAGTTATTTGGATGTTATTTAAACTTGTAGTTCTGCGAATTCTTACATAAAAGACCATAGTAAGTGTTACAAAGATAGAATGACTATTGGTATCAGGCCAATACTGAGGaaagaatattaaaatcaaagggttaatgtacaACAACTTCTTCATTTAATATCAGTTACCAGTGAGAGAAATTGCCTACTTAATGGTTTACAATAATAGTTATAGAATATAGTCATGCAGAAAAAGGTATTAACAAGCTTTCTTATGACTAATAAAGAGCCAATATTACTAATATGCATAAGCATCGATTTATTTCTTAATGTAGTGTAACCAACGTATTTTAGGTGGATCTGTCATAAACGTTTCCCTGTTTTCTGTCTCAGGGAACCCTGTTGTTCAGTTTAATGAGACCATTGACTACAATGAGATGTTCAGCTGGCATGACACCATGGACGAAGAGTATGAGGAAGCTCTGGAGAAAGGTCTGCCCAACCCGATCCTGTACATCGCTGAGAAATTCACCCTGAGCAGCCCATGTGGACTCATCTTTCAGTACAGATACTCTGGACGATACGCCTCTGCAACCCTCTGGTAACAAGACATAACTGCGCACAGATTGTAGTTGCATTAATATACTGTCAGTTTCAGCAGATGGTTGTTAGGAGGAGCAGAAATTAAAACAGCTGTACGCTTTAACAGGACAGCATTTTGCTGCTGGATGCTCGCCAATATCCTCTTCTCCATGCCGGTTGTTCTGTACGCCGGGTACATGATGCTGGCCACCGCTGCCTTCATCTTCTTCTCCATGGCGTCTTTCTCCACCATCATGAATGTGCCACAGTGTGTTTTCTCCATCGGGACCGACTCCTTTGAAACTGAGTACAGCCATTCATTCTGGCTGGCTCTGGCTACAGGTAATGACAAGAAGCtgcatgtttgttttatatgtttttgtgctGTTAACTTGTATACAGAGCCTGCCGAAGAATGATTTTAACAAACTGAAATGATTTGCAGGTGTGCTGTGCATCGTCATCGGGACTCTGGTGGTGATGTTGAACTTTTTGATACCAGAGAAGATGAGAGAGGCTTTCAGTTCTGGTGTGGACAGCTATGAAGACGAGGATGTTTCTTATGGGCAGGGCTACCTGAACTCAGTTTTTCTTGATGGAGTGACAATTTCACCACTGACACCAAAAGTCACAGCGGTAAGTTAGAGGGTAATACTTCATTTTTGCGCATCTATGAATGGATTAGTCATGTATTTATAAGCTGCAACAGTGCATTATTCATTGGTCTTTTATGAATTTGTTGGAGAACCTGACTTTGATGTAcatttattgtgcaaaatacatattcagTTCTGTGGCCAATGCAGTATAAATAATGTATGCAAATAAATCACTGCTACAGTTGCGTCAAAGCCACTACAGCATATACGTCCTGAATTCTGAGTGCTGCACTTTTATGtctatataatatttaaaggtccaatatttttaaatagttagATTTCCATTGCTCCGTTGCTGTGTCTCAATTGACGTACTTCTGGTAGAAAATGCCTACTGTCATTTCTATGGATGTATTATAAGAAGCTGACCCATAGATGGCGCCTTAGTGCAtgaaaacatgttctagtagaaacccaaagtACAACTATGAAtctgaaaatgtgcataatatGTTGTCTTCAAGGAAGTAATTTCCACCTTTGCTGCTCACTGATTGAAAtgattttgtttctgtgttttaggAACGAATATGAAGCTGTCCTGGTTTCCCTCGGGGAGCCTTTCCAGCCAAATACttgaagatattttttctgAATGTGTTACAGATCGACTGTCTACTTTCACACCTGTTTTAATTATCCATGCGAGCCTGTTAAGTGTTATAAACTGTAAATAGTTGTATTTGTAAAGTTCACTGTCATGTTCCAGTAGTTGTAAGTACAATATAAAAATTTGTATGGGATCCATACACTGTGTATATATACTGACTAATAAGGATTgtaggtttgtttttattcaaccCATTATTGTTGTTAGAAACACAAATTAATTAGTTTGTTGGATATTGAGTATTACGGAAACTTAATGCATTGACTTGTGAAAATATTTTCCCTGCTTTTCAGAATTAATGAGTTGATtatctcatgttttttttcataaaaaaacatatgctcttgtttttcttaattaatGAGATAATCAACTTATGAATTCAGAAAAACTCAGATAATTATCTcatcaataatttttttttcttctctcaagTGTATACATGACACTTTTCGTAGATTACTGTTTGACTGCCTCTTCGGGATTTCTTGTGACACATGGTGCATATTTCCCGAGCAATGTCATTGATTGAGGTGTCCTTCTTTTGAAGCTTCTGAgattgaaataaatgtgaaaacatgAGAGGAAGAATGAATACCAAACTGCCTGGATAAGAATTGATTCATCTCTAATCCAGACAAATGTGCTCgatgtgttgtattttgcaGTA includes:
- the duox2 gene encoding dual oxidase maturation factor 2 translates to MTFYDDIYPFYRLQRTSFIFSGRLLTIILVFLVLAVSLLLILPGIRGKSRLFWMFRIIISLFIGVVIVALNFTSDWAEARMTTNATYKSFSNAVVNADIGLHVGLYGINVTLKGNPVVQFNETIDYNEMFSWHDTMDEEYEEALEKGLPNPILYIAEKFTLSSPCGLIFQYRYSGRYASATLWTAFCCWMLANILFSMPVVLYAGYMMLATAAFIFFSMASFSTIMNVPQCVFSIGTDSFETEYSHSFWLALATGVLCIVIGTLVVMLNFLIPEKMREAFSSGVDSYEDEDVSYGQGYLNSVFLDGVTISPLTPKVTAERI